A stretch of DNA from Candidatus Nanopelagicales bacterium:
ACTTGTAATCGGGCGGTTAGGGGTTCAAGTCCCCTCGTCGGCCCTCTTGTGTGTAAAGGTTCGGTTGATGCTTGACATTGTGGCTTCGGCTGAGTCTTTACACGTTTCCGGTTGATGCTTGTCGCCGGTTTCGGTTGATGCTTGACACTCTCGATCCATGCTTGTGGAGGTTCCCCCGCGTTGCTGGGCACTGTGGAGTTCCCTCGTTCACGCGAGCTGCGATCGCGGTGTTGCACGCTCGAAGTTCCTGATCTTTGCGTGATTACTACCGGATAGCCCAAAGCAATCAGGTGTAAGCCTTCCGTAGAGCTTGTGGGCGGTGGGATGGTTGTCGTATGACCTCAGCTAGTGCGCGCGCATGCATTGCACCCTGCGCCATCCCACTCCTACTAGTAGGTCTTTCGGCGTGCGGGGGTGCGACCACCAGCAGTCAGACGCCGGACACACCACCAGCCAGTACCGCGATTAGTTCGCCGTCATCGTCTTCGTCGGTCTCGGCGGCAACCTATTGCGCGCCCTTGGCCGCAGCGTACAAAGTCAAGCCGCCCTCGGGAGTGGCACTCAGTGCTGCGCAGCTTGCCGATTTGGCCAAGTTCGGCAAGCTGTTGGGATCCGCCGCGGATGCTGCAACTGCTGACGGAAAGCCCGAGATTGCCAAATTACTCACGGTCCTGGGAACCATGAATACCGACCCAACTTCAGTCACGGCCCAGCAAGCTGGGGAAGCGGCTAAGGAGACCGTCAAGCTCGCCCCGACTATCAAGGCGGACTGCAAAATCAACATCCTGGAGTAGGCGCGACCAGCAACTAATCCGAATTGGATGTACTCAAGCACCCGACGCAAAAGGCATCAGCAGCGCTGGCTGCGCGGGTTATGAGTGGGATGCGGGTCAACGCAGCGCCCACGACCTTGCGGGGTCTGCCAGGAACGCGACCGTTGTGCGAATGGTCTGGGTGAGGTGAATCCGACCGTCATCGCCGATGCAGTGGCTGAGCCGCTGCGCTGCCAGTTTTTGTACCTCCGCCACCTTCTCGGCTGGGACCGCCTGCCACATTGCTCGCTGGCCGACCGACATGGTCCACGTGCGCCAATGATCGGCATCCGCGAACACCACGCCGACTTCGGCATGCCACGTCTGGACATCCGTGAAGCCAGCTTGCCGGAACAGATCCTCGACGCCCGCGTCCGATCCAAACGGCCCAGTGGCTCCGCTCGTGCGGGCATCGAGCATCTTGGCAGGCAAATACGGGGTGAACACGGAGTCGACGTCTTCCCAGCGCGGGTCGCGGTCGCCAAAGGTCGTGATACCCACTCGCCCGTCAGGCCTGAGCAACCTGCGCCACGCGCGCAGCGCCCTCACGGGGTCAGGAAGAAAGAACAAGACAAGCGAAGAAGCGACCGCGTCGAAGGGCGCAGCGGCGAGTTGCGGATTCTGCGCATCCATTTCCAGGAGTTCCACCTGCGTCAGTCCGGCCTTGTCCAGGGTCGTGCGCGCCTCGGCCAGCATTCCCGGTGAGACGTCGATGCCCATCAGGCGCGCATTCGGACCTGCGCGTTCAGCGGCACTGATAAGAACCCGGCCCTTGCCGCAGCCGATGTCGAGGAGGGACTCGCCGCGGGTCGGCGCCAACCTCCCAACCAGTTCGTCGGCGATGGGGCCGAAGAAGTCAACTCCCACCTCGTCGTACGACGTTGCGAGGCCATCAAACAAGCTCGCAATCTGGACGACCGCGTCGTCACGGGGTTGATTCACGCAAGCAGACTAGTTCTTCGAGTTCCGGTCGTCACCTTCCACGCGAGTGAGCGACCTCTGGCAGGTTCCTCGAGACTGACTACCCCTAGCCAACGGGTGCAGGGTCGTTTTGCTGCGCCCAGATGTCGACGACGTACCGGCCATCGGCCTTCGCCTGCTGAAGCCAGTCGTCAGTTGCCGAATTCGTGGGTGCCGAG
This window harbors:
- a CDS encoding methyltransferase domain-containing protein translates to MNQPRDDAVVQIASLFDGLATSYDEVGVDFFGPIADELVGRLAPTRGESLLDIGCGKGRVLISAAERAGPNARLMGIDVSPGMLAEARTTLDKAGLTQVELLEMDAQNPQLAAAPFDAVASSLVLFFLPDPVRALRAWRRLLRPDGRVGITTFGDRDPRWEDVDSVFTPYLPAKMLDARTSGATGPFGSDAGVEDLFRQAGFTDVQTWHAEVGVVFADADHWRTWTMSVGQRAMWQAVPAEKVAEVQKLAAQRLSHCIGDDGRIHLTQTIRTTVAFLADPARSWALR